The following proteins are co-located in the Malus sylvestris chromosome 13, drMalSylv7.2, whole genome shotgun sequence genome:
- the LOC126597586 gene encoding uncharacterized protein LOC126597586, with amino-acid sequence MWWMMGEGGGQYCSKKTDDICDNVCGQESGRMLSMARVRCILRGVDFKVLLILFTLIPLCIFGIYVHGQKISYFLRPLWESPPKPFHDIPHYYHENVSMENLCKLHGWGIREYPRRVFDAVLFSNEMDILTIRWKELYPYITQFVLLESNSTFTGFPKPLFFSRYREQFKFVEPRLTYGTFGGRFKRGENPFVEEAYQRVALDQLLKIAGITEDDLLIMSDVDEIPSRHTINLLRWCDEVPQILHLQLKNYLYSFEFLVDNNSWRASVHRYREGVTKYAHYRQTDDILADAGWHCSFCFRYITEFIFKMKAYSHYDRVRFSKYLNPTRVQKVICKGSDLFDMLPEEYTFKEIIGKMGPIPHSFSGVHLPSFLLENAEKYKFLLPGKCRRESE; translated from the exons ATGTGGTGGATGATGGGCGAGGGAGGAGGCCAGTACTGCTCCAAGAAGACTGATGATATCTGCGACAATGTTTGCGGCCAG GAATCAGGCAGAATGTTGAGCATGGCAAGAGTTCGCTGCATTCTACGTGGAGTTGACTTCAAAGTTCTCCTCATTTTGTTTACACTTATTCCGTTGTGTATCTTTGGCATTTACGTGCATGGACAGAAGATCTCATACTTCTTGCGGCCGCTATGGGAATCGCCACCCAAACCTTTCCATGATATTCCACACTACTATCACGAGAATGTGTCCATGGAGAACCTCTGCAAGCTTCATGGTTGGGGGATCCGTGAGTACCCTAGGCGTGTCTTTGATGCTGTGTTGTTCAGTAATGAGATGGACATCCTTACCATAAGATGGAAAGAATTGTACCCCTACATAACACAGTTTGTTCTCCTTGAGTCAAATTCAACATTTACTGGATTTCCAAAGCCTCTGTTCTTCTCCCGTTATCGCGAGCAGTTCAAGTTTGTGGAGCCCCGGTTAACTTATGGGACTTTTGGAGGAAGATTCAAGAGAGGGGAAAATCCATTTGTTGAGGAGGCATATCAACGGGTAGCACTGGACCAGCTTCTCAAAATAGCTGGTATTACTGAGGACGACTTGTTGATAATGTCTGACGTCGATGAGATCCCAAGCAGACACACCATCAATCTTCTCAGGTGGTGTGATGAAGTTCCTCAAATCTTACATCTTCAGTTGAAGAACTATCTCTATTCCTTTGAATTTCTGGTGGACAATAACAGTTGGAGAGCTTCAGTACACAGGTATCGGGAAGGGGTGACAAAGTATGCGCACTATCGCCAGACGGATGACATCTTAGCAGATGCAGGGTGGCATTGTAGCTTTTGTTTCCGCTATATCACTGAGTTCATCTTCAAGATGAAAGCATACAGCCATTATGATAGAGTCAGGTTTTCAAAGTATCTAAACCCAACAAGAGTTCAGAAAGTGATCTGCAAGGGGTCTGATTTATTTGATATGCTTCCCGAAGAGTACACCTTCAAGGAAATCATCGGGAAAATGGGACCTATTCCTCATTCCTTCTCTGGTGTCCATCTTCCTTCCTTTCTGTTGGAGAATGCAGAGAAGTATAAATTTCTCTTGCCTGGGAAGTGcagaagagagagtgagtga